Part of the Ignavibacteriales bacterium genome is shown below.
ACGTTTTTGATGCTGTGGTGAACGAGCGCGATCTGCGTGAGACGTACCTCCCTGCCTTTCGCGCTACAGTCATCGAGGCGAATGCCCAATCGGTGATGTGTGCCTACAATCGTTTTCGCGGCGAGCCATGCTGCGGGAGCAGCGAGCTGCTGCAGAAAATTCTGCGAGACGAGTGGGGATTCAGCGGCTATGTTGTCTCCGACTGCTGGGCAATCATGGACTTTTACACCACGCACAAGGTGGATCAGACGGCTCCCCAAGCGGCGGCCAGAGCGCTGGTTGCCGGAACAGACCTCAACTGCGGCGTTACCTACGACAGCCTCGGTGTCGCCGTCAGGCAGGGATTGGTCAGCGAGCAGCTTGTTGACGTCGCCGTGAAGAGGCTCTTTCGTGCACGGTTCGGACTCGGTATGTTTGATCCTCCTAGGTTCGTCCCCTACGCGAACATCCCCATCAGCAACAACGATTCCAGGCAGCATCAGCGGCTCGCCGTTGAGTCCGCACGAAAATCGATTGTGCTTCTGAAGAACGATGGAAATCTGCTCCCATTGCGAAAAGGCATCAAGACGATCGCCGTCATCGGTCCCAACGCTGATGATGTGGATTTACTGCTCGGCAACTACAACGGCTTGCCGTCAGATCCTGTCACCCCGCTGGCGGGGATACGACGCGGTGCCCCCAGGGGAACGAAGATACTCTACGCCCGCGGATGCCCGGTTGCCGAGAGCATTCCGTCGTTCGAGATTGTACCGCCAGGCATGCTCTTCACGGAACAAAACGGCAGCAGGAAGGCCGGGCTGACAGGCGAGTACTTCAACAACGATCGATTCGATGGGAGGCCCTTCGTTACCCGGGTGGATCCGTCGATCAACTTCAATTGGTGGGAAGACCCGCCGATGCCAGGTTTGAGAGCAGACAGCTTCAGCATTCGCTGGAAAGGAGTGCTCGTCCCTCCGATGGATGGCCGATATGTACTCGGCGTGCGGGCATTTGGAGGGGCGCGACTTTGGATAGCCGATTCGCTTCTCTTCGATGCATCCAACGAACACGGCGTGATAACGCAGTCAAGCACTACGACACTGAAGGCGGGTGTCGCATACGCGATGCGCATTGAGTACTGGGACCTTCGGGCAGACGCGAGCATGCAGTTGGTCTGGTCGCCGCCGGCACCGAAACTCAGAGACGAAGCCCTGGCTGCAGCGAAGTCGGCAGATATAGTTCTGCTGATGATGGGCCTGTCGCCGCGACTCGAAGGGGAAGAAATGCCGGTGGAAGTGCCGGGGTTCAAAGGCGGTGATAGGGTGGATCTCGGGCTGCCGCGCGTCCAGGAGGAGTTGATTCAGGCTGTCGCTGCCATCGGAAAGCCCGTCGTTCTCGTTCTTCTGAGCGGCAGTGCTGTCGCCGTGAACTGGGAGGCCGAACATATTCCCGCAATTGTTGAAGCATGGTATCCGGGTCAGGCCGCCGGGACAGCCCTGGCAGATGTCCTTTTCGGTAACTACAATCCCGCCGGACGCCTTCCTGTGACGTTCTATAAATCGGCCAACCAGATTCCCCCGTTCTCCAACTACACTATGGAGGGAAAAACCTACCGCTATTTCAAAGGAGAGCCGCTCTTTCCGTTCGGGCATGGACTCAGCTACACGACATTCATGTACAGCAATTTGAAACTTCCGTCGACTGTGCCTGTCGGCAAGAACGCTTCTGTTTCTGTCGACGTCAAGAACTCCGGCAACAGGAGTGGCGAAGAAGTTGTACAGCTCTACGTGAGCGCGCTTGAAGCATCAGCTCCTGTTCCGATACGTGCTCTGCAGGGATTCCGGCGGGTGCAGCTCAAAGCGGGAGAAACAAAAACGGTCTCCTTTACGCTCACGCCGAGGCAACTTTCTTTCATTGATGCTTCGATGAAGCGTGTTGTTGAGCCGGGTACCGTTGAGGTCAGCCTTGGGGGAAAACAACCGGGCTTGAAGGGAATGGCGGATGCACCCACGTCGGGTGTTGTCGTCGGGCAATTTACGATGACGGGATCGAGAATTCAGATAGGCGAAAAACCAAATTGATGCACCACACAGGAAGGGAACATCATGATTGGAATGATGGGGCTTTGGAATACCGATCTCGACATTCCGTGGAAAGAAATCCTCTCGGGAATTCTCACCTATCTGTACTCGATCGCACACTACGTGGGTATGTTTGTTGTCTATCTTCTCGGACGCGTCCTGCCGGCAGCCAGAGTTCCGGCGGATTTGATCGATCCCATTGGTTATCTTGCTCTGCTTACCGCGTTTCTCATCTTGGTTCAAGTGGCGAAGAAAATCGCATGGATCCTGGTGGTCGTGGCGTGGGCGTTGATCCTCGTGAGGATTGCGATGGGACTGTTTGGGTACTAGCGGGTTGTTGAGGTTCCACATTCAAAAGCAAAGGTAAACCGCCAAAGCCGCCAAGTGCGCCAAGGAATTGAAGTTCCAGACGAGATTGAATGTTGACCATTCTCTCAATGCTCCTTTGCGCTCTTCCTTGCCTCGAACTTTTGCCACGTGGGCGGTCTGCTTTCCCGCATAATGCTGCTGCCGTTCTGATGTCCCTCAATTCGCATACTGGTCTGCTGAGGCGCTTCAGACCGAGGTCGGCGAGAGCGACACCTCTCTGTCATATATCCAGCTGAACTTCTCCGATCCGGAAATGTTCACCCGCTCTGCCAGCTTTTGATACCGTTCGGCGAGGCCGCACAGATATTCCTGGGCCTTCGCCGAAGCATCCGAGAGTCCCTCCAATCCGGCAATCTTCCACTCGTCGACCAGGGCGTGGATTATTTCTGCATAGTCCTTCGCCGTGTACACTCCGGCTTTCTGTGCCACCAGAGAGAACTTCGTGTACAAGTTGTCGTCTTTTCCGTCATGCATCAATATTGCGGGCATCGCAATCTTCGCCTTCATCATCTTCGCGAACGACACAACCGCTCCGGCCGGATCGAGTTCAAAGACCTTTGACATGAAGAGCTTGTACGCTTTTTCGTGCCGTGCTTCATCCCCTGCGATCATGCCGCAAATCTTGTGCAGCCGATCTTCACCCGCACGCAAGGCCAGTGTTCCCACATTGCGATGAGAGATCTTGGTTGCACGTTCCTGAAACGACGTATAGACGAATCCCAGGTATGGATCATCTCCGGTTCGCGGATCGAAACCGTTGTTGATAAGATGGTGAATGGTTGTCTCTACCGCTCGCATGTCAACCCGGCCGGTGAGGTATAGATACTTATTCAACAAATCGCCATGGCGATTTTCCTCCGACGTCCAACCGCGACTCCATCGCGCCCACGGTGATGCACTAGCCCCAGTGAGATCGGTGATACCCTGAAGACGGTTCAGCCACGTTTGGTACGTGGGAAGCGCTTCCTCGGTGACCATGTCCCCCACGAGTATCACAAGCACATCATCCGGGAGATCCTTCGCCCGGTTGCGAAAGGCCGTGACCTGCTCCTTCCAGTCATCTTTTGTGAGGTCCGGCAGGAAGTCAGACGGCTGCCAGCTTTCGTTGACGGGTTTCAGCAAGGTACCGAGGTTTTGCTCAACGAAGCCTTCCATGCTCTTGACGACTTCGAGCTGAGTCGATGTGACGTTGATCTTGTTGTTCTCCACCATGGGATCCTTCTGTCTTTGATTGTTGGTAATTCTGGTTGACCGTTTTTGGAGAGGGGTCGAAACCCGTTGGTATAGATATCATCAGTGCATGGTTGCCACATCGGCGGGCGAGAACTTCACAAGTTTGACTGCCTTTGCGCTGTTCCGCTGCAGGGACGGGACAACCATCAGGGCTTGCGTCGCGCTCTCCGCCTCGAGCACGACCCATCCTGTATAGTCACCATCCATGCAACCCCAATCGAAACGTGTGATGTAGCCGGTGGCGTTCACTTCCTTCAACGCATGCTTCAATCGCCGGCCGTATGGGGAGAGATCACGAGAAATCTGTCCATGGTTGCCTCCTCTTATTGTTGTCATGGTGTGCTGTGAAGTGCAAGATTGCTTTGGCTGCGCTCACGAGCCGACGATGTTGAATATCTCGCGGCGACCCGATTCCACGATCGGCATGAAGCGTTGATACCACTCCGAGAATTCCTTCGAACTCATGATTTCCTTTTGCGACTTTTCAAGGTCCGCCAGGTTCTGGTAGGTAATCTCCATGACGAGTGTATAAAACGGTCCGGTGAGATCGGTCAGAAATCGCGTGGGCGCTCCGCCATGGTGCTTGATGACTGCTTCATTTTCTTTTATCAACGCCGCGGCTTCCCGGGCTTTACCGAACTTGAGTTGGAATACGTTGCGGACAAGTATCATTGCTCGCTCCTTTGGATTGGTGACAGGAATCGATGAACTGATCGGCCCTCCCGGTTATACATTTAACATCTGTTTGCGGGAGATAGTTCTGTTCTTTGCCTCGTCGAAAAAGCCGGGTCCCCTCTTCGCAATGAGAGGGAAAACCCTTGTTTTATAGGCGGTTGTGATCGGCGGAAACGGCTTTCCCCATGCCGTCTCTGATCCGTCCAGAACAACGCACCTTCATGCACAATCCACTTCACTCCACCCAAATTCGCGCTGGTGTTCGATAGTCCATCTTCTTGTGCACTTTATTATCTTGTACTGAGAAACGGGCTGCCAGAATTCAGTTACCCTCGCGAGGAGAGATTGGAGATGAACAAAGTCAACATCGCCGAAAAGCTAAATCAGATTTCTGAACAGTGGCGACCAAAGGTTGTCGGTGAGCTGAACGGGCAGGAGGTTAAGCTTGTCAAGTTTCGGGGAGAGTTTGTTTGGCATCATCATGAGCTTGAAGACGAGTTATTTCTTGGTATCCGTGGCAGTTTTCGGGTCGAATTTCGCGATCACAGCGTCTCCGTTGAGCCCGGGGAGTTCATCATTGTTCCCCATGGTGTTGAACATCGGACTGTGGCGACAGAGGAAGCGCATGTGCTGCTCTTCGAGCCAGCAGCCGTCCGGAACACGGGAAACGTCGTCGATCCAAAGCTCACGGCTCCGATGGGGGATCGGTTGTAGCATCACGCCCCCGCGGGGTAGAAATCCGACCTCTCCCTGGTTTTCCATGCAAAGAAATCGGACTTCTCAACGGAGGGCGTGACACTCAAACACCTACAACATCGCCCCCAACGTAAACGAAGCAATCATGTTTCTTGGCAATCCCGACTCTATGTACATCGGTTTTCCCTGGGCGTTGAGATCTGGATTGATCCAGGCGGAGCCGACGTATTTTTTATCGAGCAGGTTCTGGACGCTGAAGAACCCCGACACATAGAACGCGCTCCCGCCCAGACGATACTGATCAAGTCCGATGGATGCATTCAGAATCTGCCATG
Proteins encoded:
- a CDS encoding acyl-ACP desaturase is translated as MVENNKINVTSTQLEVVKSMEGFVEQNLGTLLKPVNESWQPSDFLPDLTKDDWKEQVTAFRNRAKDLPDDVLVILVGDMVTEEALPTYQTWLNRLQGITDLTGASASPWARWSRGWTSEENRHGDLLNKYLYLTGRVDMRAVETTIHHLINNGFDPRTGDDPYLGFVYTSFQERATKISHRNVGTLALRAGEDRLHKICGMIAGDEARHEKAYKLFMSKVFELDPAGAVVSFAKMMKAKIAMPAILMHDGKDDNLYTKFSLVAQKAGVYTAKDYAEIIHALVDEWKIAGLEGLSDASAKAQEYLCGLAERYQKLAERVNISGSEKFSWIYDREVSLSPTSV
- a CDS encoding cupin domain-containing protein, with amino-acid sequence MNKVNIAEKLNQISEQWRPKVVGELNGQEVKLVKFRGEFVWHHHELEDELFLGIRGSFRVEFRDHSVSVEPGEFIIVPHGVEHRTVATEEAHVLLFEPAAVRNTGNVVDPKLTAPMGDRL
- a CDS encoding NIPSNAP family protein; protein product: MILVRNVFQLKFGKAREAAALIKENEAVIKHHGGAPTRFLTDLTGPFYTLVMEITYQNLADLEKSQKEIMSSKEFSEWYQRFMPIVESGRREIFNIVGS
- a CDS encoding glycoside hydrolase family 3 C-terminal domain-containing protein, with protein sequence MRVLKQIHMLLLVTLFAAGVAGSQNKSMPASGGFPFQNPSLTIDERVGDLVSRMTLDEKVKQMLFGAPAIPRLGVPEYNWWGEALHGVARAGKATVFPQAIGLAAAWDTDLMLRVATVISDEARAKHHDALRKGRRGIYEGLTFWSPNINIFRDPRWGRGMETYGEDPYLTGRLGVQFVKGLQGDDPKYFKTISTPKHFAVHSGPEPDRHVFDAVVNERDLRETYLPAFRATVIEANAQSVMCAYNRFRGEPCCGSSELLQKILRDEWGFSGYVVSDCWAIMDFYTTHKVDQTAPQAAARALVAGTDLNCGVTYDSLGVAVRQGLVSEQLVDVAVKRLFRARFGLGMFDPPRFVPYANIPISNNDSRQHQRLAVESARKSIVLLKNDGNLLPLRKGIKTIAVIGPNADDVDLLLGNYNGLPSDPVTPLAGIRRGAPRGTKILYARGCPVAESIPSFEIVPPGMLFTEQNGSRKAGLTGEYFNNDRFDGRPFVTRVDPSINFNWWEDPPMPGLRADSFSIRWKGVLVPPMDGRYVLGVRAFGGARLWIADSLLFDASNEHGVITQSSTTTLKAGVAYAMRIEYWDLRADASMQLVWSPPAPKLRDEALAAAKSADIVLLMMGLSPRLEGEEMPVEVPGFKGGDRVDLGLPRVQEELIQAVAAIGKPVVLVLLSGSAVAVNWEAEHIPAIVEAWYPGQAAGTALADVLFGNYNPAGRLPVTFYKSANQIPPFSNYTMEGKTYRYFKGEPLFPFGHGLSYTTFMYSNLKLPSTVPVGKNASVSVDVKNSGNRSGEEVVQLYVSALEASAPVPIRALQGFRRVQLKAGETKTVSFTLTPRQLSFIDASMKRVVEPGTVEVSLGGKQPGLKGMADAPTSGVVVGQFTMTGSRIQIGEKPN